A single Brachionichthys hirsutus isolate HB-005 chromosome 17, CSIRO-AGI_Bhir_v1, whole genome shotgun sequence DNA region contains:
- the casp3a gene encoding caspase-3a has translation MSVNGEDFTDARRGDGQESTSSSSSSAAVDVDAKPNSHSFRYSLKFPSIGQCIIINNKNFDRRTGMNQRNGTDVDAANAMSVFAKLGYKVRIYNDQTVDQMKHVLSRASKEDHGCCASFVCVLLSHGDEGLFFGTDGSIELKYLTSLFRGDRCRSLVGKPKLFFIQACRGTDLDAGIETDGGDDDTTKIPVEADFLYAFSTAPGYYSWRNTMTGSWFIQSLCDSIGKYGKELELQHILTRVNHKVAVEFESVSNSPGFNAKKQIPCIVSMLTKEMHFYP, from the exons ATGTCGGTAAACGGCGAAGACTTCACAGATGCAAGAAGAGGCGATGGACAAGA GTCCACgtcgtcttcgtcttcctctgccGCCGTGGACGTGGACGCCAAGCCCAACTCCCACAGCTTCAGATACAGCCTCAAATTCCCCAGCATCGGCCagtgcatcatcatcaacaacaagAACTTTGACAGAAGAACAG gcatGAACCAGAGAAATGGGACAGATGTAGATGCAGCCAACGCCATGAGTGTGTTTGCGAAGTTGGGTTATAAAGTGAGAATTTACAATGACCAGACAGTTGATCAGATGAAGCACGTTTTATCTCGTG CATCAAAGGAGGATCACGGCTGCTGTGCCTCGTTTGTTTGCGTGTTGTTGAGCCATGGCGACGAGGGTCTGTTCTTCGGTACGGATGGCTCGATAGAGCTGAAGTACCTGACATCGCTTTTTCGAGGTGATCGCTGCAGATCGCTGGTCGGGAAGCCGAAGCTTTTCTTCATCCAG GCTTGCAGAGGCACTGATCTGGATGCAGGCATAGAAACTGACGGTGGAGATGATGACACTACCAAGATTCCTGTGGAAGCTGACTTCCTTTATGCTTTCTCCACAGCCCCAG GCTACTACTCGTGGAGGAATACCATGACTGGGTCCTGGTTCATCCAGTCACTCTGCGATTCGATTGGCAAATACGGAAAAGAATTGGAGCTGCAGCACATCTTGACACGAGTCAACCACAAGGTGGCGGTTGAGTTTGAGTCGGTTTCCAATTCACCGGGCTTCAATGCGAAGAAACAAATTCCTTGCATTGTGTCGATGCTCACCAAAGAGATGCATTTTTACCCATGA
- the osbp gene encoding oxysterol-binding protein 1, giving the protein MSEPKPPTPSPGDTYKGWLFKWTNYVKGYQRRWFVLSNGLLSYYRTQAEMAHTCRGTINLATAKIVVEDYCNFVISNGGPLTYHLRTYSEVERQRWITALELSKAKAVRLQVESDDSGDDFTVLPAIAEQDEGRCKADVQSTLRVLRSKVTDLTTCNDLISKHGSALQRSLSELEGIRVEGDMGEKIRQVTERATLFRITSNAITHACRDFLSLAQNYSTRWQKALQVERDQRMRLEETLEQLAKQHNHLERAFRGATVLPPSYSNPALSNKRSVSGKDDASDEDDGSEFFDAMEDPAEFITVPADPKYHRRSGSNLSGISSDTAMDDQSFDELSLASNSESPQPLEVEPVRQRRARIPDKPNYYLNLWSVMRNCIGKELSKIPMPVNFNEPLSMLQRLSEDLEYYELLDKAAKCQSSLEQMCYVAAFTVSSYSTTVHRTGKPFNPLLGETFELDRLRECGYRSLCEQVSHHPPAAAHHAQSEKGWTLRQEITLSSKFRGKYLSIMPLGSIQCIFDKSDNHYSWKKVTTTIHNIIVGKLWIDQSGEIDVVNHKTGDRCHLKFAPYSYFSRDVPRKVTGVVTDRDGKAHYVLSGTWDEKMDFSRVMQSSKGENGTEGKQRTVYQTLKAKGIWTKNPLPERAESMYYFSSLALTLNEPEEGVAPTDSRHRPDQRLMEGGQWDEANVEKQRLEEKQRTTRRERERESVKAAGSPEEAVTEDAINDPPLKSTHQDNYQALWFEKFIDPASGEALHVYKGGYWEAKEQGSWDMCPDVF; this is encoded by the exons ATGTCAGAGCCTAAACCCCCTACACCGAGCCCCGGAGACACATACAAAGGGTGGCTTTTCAAATGGACAAACTACGTGAAAGGTTATCAGCGGCGCTGGTTTGTTCTGAGCAATGGCCTGCTGTCCTATTATAG AACGCAGGCAGAGATGGCTCACACATGCAGAGGCACCATCAACCTGGCCACGGCCAAGATTGTTGTGGAAGACTACTGTAACTTTGTCATTTCAAACGGGGGGCCACTGACCTATCACTTGAGGACCTACTCGGAAGTGGAGCGCCAGCGGTGGATAACGGCTTTGGAGCTCTCCAAGGCAAAGGCTGTCCGCCTGCAGGTGGAATCTG ATGACTCGGGTGACGATTTCACTGTATTGCCCGCCATTGCAGAGCAGGATGAAGGTCGCTGTAAAGCAGATGTCCAGTCCACCTTACGCGTGCTACGCAGCAAGGTGACGGACCTCACCACCTGCAATGATCTCATTTCCAAACATGGCTCTGCCCTCCAGAG GTCTTTGTCAGAACTGGAGGGGATTCGTGTTGAGGGGGACATGGGGGAGAAGATCAGACAAGTCACAGAGAGAGCCACGCTCTTTCGAATAACATCTAATGCCATCACCCAT GCATGCAGAGACTTCCTGTCCTTGGCCCAGAACTACAGTACGCGCTGGCAAAAGGCCTTACAGGTTGAAAGAGACCAGAGGATGCGTCTGGAGGAGACTCTGGAGCAGCTGGCCAAACAGCACAACCATTTGGAAAGAGCTTTCAGAGGAGCTACAGTCCTCCCGCCTTCATATAGCAACCCGGCCTTAAGTAACAAAC GTAGTGTTTCAGGAAAAGATGACgccagtgatgaagatgatggcagTGAGTTCTTTGATGCTATGGAAGACCCAGCAGAGTTTATTACTGTCCCTGCTGATCCCAAGTATCACAG GAGATCTGGCAGCAATCTGAGCGGGATCAGTAGTGACACTGCAATGGACGACCAGTCA TTCGATGAACTGTCTTTGGCATCCAATTCAGAGTCTCCACAGCCACTTGAGGTCGAACCGGTGAGACAAAGACGGGCTCGTATCCCAGACAAGCCCAACTATTATCTCAATCTGTGGAGCGTAATGAGGAACTGCATTGGAAAAGAGCTCTCAAAGATACCAATGCCT GTGAATTTCAATGAGCCCCTCTCGATGCTGCAACGTCTCTCTGAAGACCTGGAATACTACGAGCTGCTCGATAAAGCTGCCAAGTGTCAGAGCtctctggagcagatgtgttacGTGGCCGCTTTTACGGTGTCTTCCTACTCCACCACCGTCCACCGCACAGGGAAACCTTTCAATCCTCTGCTCGGAGAAACCTTTGAACTTGACCGGCTGAGGGAGTGTGGCTACCGCTCACTCTGTGAGCAG GTGAGTCACCACCCGCCTGCTGCAGCTCACCATGCTCAGTCTGAAAAGGGCTGGACTCTCAGACAAGAAATAACCCTGTCCAGCAAGTTCAGGGGAAAATATCTCTCGATTATGCCTTTGG GTTCGATCCAGTGCATATTTGACAAAAGCGACAATCACTACTCTTGGAAAAAAGTGACTACAACTATACATAACATCATTGTTGGAAAATTATGGATTGATCAG TCGGGGGAGATCGATGTGGTGAACCACAAAACAGGAGATCGCTGCCACCTGAAATTTGCCCCCTACAGTTACTTTTCCAGGGATGTACCGAGAAAG GTTACAGGTGTCGTCACAGACAGGGATGGGAAGGCCCATTATGTGCTGTCAGGAACCTGGGATGAGAAGATGGATTTTTCCAGGGTAATGCAGAGCAGTAAAGGTGAAAACGGCACCGAAGGAAAACAGAGGACCGTCTATCAGACCCTTAAAGCCAAAGGAATCTGGACGAAGAACCCTTTACC AGAACGAGCAGAGAGCATGTACTACTTTTCCTCGCTGGCCTTGACCCTCAATGAACCCGAGGAGGGAGTGGCACCCACAGACAGTCGACATCGCCCAGACCAGCGGTTAATGGAGGGCGGCCAGTGGGATGAGGCTAATGTAGAGAAACAGAGGCTAGAAGAGAAGCAGCGCACAACCCGtcgggagagggagagggagtcTGTGAAAGCCGCCGGCTCGCCTGAGGAAg CTGTCACTGAGGATGCAATCAATGATCCACCCTTGAAAA GCACCCATCAAGATAATTATCAAGCATTGTGGTTTGAGAAGTTCATCGATCCTGCATCTGGAGAGGCCTTGCATGTCTACAAGGGCGGCTATTGGGAAGCAAAGGAACAAGGCAGCTGGGACATGTGCCCTGATGTCTTCTGA
- the sart1 gene encoding U4/U6.U5 tri-snRNP-associated protein 1 produces the protein MGSSKKHKEKSRDKDAEERRREHKKHRHKERDASDRDGTRDKDKRKRSRSRERERGGRESRGRAERSGGEPRVKKEKVDIGYDESKKDAAPQSASGDASLSIEETNKLRAKLGLKPLELNENKKELGTKEEPIVAETINPVLIKQQKEMREKLAALKEKRILNQKLGKVKTLAGDDWLDDTCAWVEKSRKLAKEKELAEKRAKLLEEMDQEFGVSSLVEEEFGKSRKTAYTSQHLKGLKVQHQEESFNEGQTVILTLQDKGVLQEEEDVLINVGLVDKEKAEKNVELRKKKPDYKPYEEDETVDDMVTLKRHSVLSKYDEEIDGEKKKSFRLSTGGFADGERERELQAMRETLRSQAQSLEMPSLSIASEYYTPEEMVTFKKTKCRVKKIRKKEKQKHLNELLIDDTRGSDFGSRTRGRGRKQEGDEGDEEVREETRVPHEMPKMSDDVRMAEMDISDEDDFTPPEPTVLEEDEAEQELQKQLEKQRKLKQKQLLKDSGEKVVEQIKVLDKGASDNDADKKSNIVFNDISEFCRTLGDIPTYGLSGNREDQEDIMDFEQEEEKDEAGDSDSEMDENVGWSTVNLNEEPKPQDFATASATILDEEPIVSSGLAAALLLCKNKGLLDTQMQKVARVRATKGALPNDNYCIEDKMGFDDKYSRREEYRGFTQDFKEKDSYKPEVKIEYVDESGRRLTPKEAFRQLSHRFHGKGSGKMKTERRMKKLEEEALLKKMSSSDTPLGTVALLQEKQKSQKTPYIVLSGSGKSMNANAITK, from the coding sequence ATGGGATCCTCCAAAAAGCACAAGGAAAAGAGCCGCGATAAGGACGCTGAAGAGCGCCGTCGCGAACACAAGAAACATCGCCACAAGGAGCGAGATGCGTCAGATCGAGATGGCACTCGAGATAAAGACAAACGCAAACGTTCCCGGTCCAGGGAAAGGGAAAGAGGCGGACGTGAGAGCCGTGGCAGAGCTGAAAGAAGCGGCGGAGAGCCACGCGTGAAGAAGGAAAAGGTCGATATCGGATATGATGAAAGCAAAAAAGATGCGGCACCCCAGTCTGCAAGCGGAGATGCTTCTCTCAGTATTGAGGAAACAAATAAACTCAGAGCCAAACTAGGTCTGAAGCCGCTGGAATTAAATGAGAACAAGAAGGAGCTCGGGACCAAAGAGGAGCCAATCGTGGCAGAGACCATCAACCCTGTTCTCATTAAACAGCAGAAAGAGATGCGAGAGAAACTCGCAgctctgaaagaaaaacgaATCCTGAACCAGAAACTGGGAAAAGTCAAAACCCTCGCAGGGGACGACTGGCTGGATGATACCTGTGCTTGGGTCGAGAAAAGCAGGAAGCTGgcgaaagaaaaagaattgGCAGAGAAAAGAGCCAAACTTCTAGAGGAGATGGATCAGGAGTTCGGCGTCAGCAGCCTGGTCGAGGAGGAGTTCGGTAAAAGCAGAAAGACCGCCTACACATCTCAACATCTCAAGGGACTCAAAGTGCAGCACCAGGAGGAATCCTTCAACGAGGGGCAGACTGTCATCCTAACCCTCCAAGATAAAGGTGTGCttcaagaagaggaagatgtgcTCATAAATGTGGGGCTGGTGGACAAGGAAAAGGCGGAAAAGAATGTCGAGTTGAGAAAGAAAAAGCCTGATTACAAGCCCTACGAGGAAGACGAGACCGTGGATGACATGGTTACGTTAAAGCGTCATTCTGTGCTGTCAAAGTACGATGAGGAAATAGAtggtgagaagaagaaaagctttCGTTTGAGTACAGGCGGCTTCGCTGATGGTGAGCGAGAGCGGGAGCTCCAGGCCATGCGGGAGACTCTACGAAGTCAGGCACAGTCTTTGGAAATGCCGAGTCTCTCTATTGCCTCTGAGTATTACACGCCGGAAGAAATGGTAACcttcaaaaagacaaaatgccGTGTGAAGAAGatcaggaagaaagagaagcagaaacacTTAAACGAGCTTTTGATCGATGACACCCGCGGCTCGGATTTCGGCTCCAGGACACGCGGCCGAGGTCGCAAACAGGAAGGAGACGAAGGGGACGAGGAAGTAAGAGAGGAAACAAGAGTACCACACGAAATGCCCAAAATGTCCGATGACGTCAGAATGGCCGAAATGGACATCAGCGACGAGGATGACTTCACACCCCCTGAGCCGACTGTCCTCGAAGAGGATGAGGCGGAGCAGGAGCTTCAGAAAcagctggagaagcagaggaagctgaagcAAAAGCAGCTCCTCAAAGACTCCGGTGAGAAGGTGGTCGAGCAGATCAAAGTGCTCGACAAAGGTGCCAGTGACAACGATGCTGACAAGAAGAGCAACATTGTTTTCAATGACATCTCAGAGTTCTGCAGAACTCTGGGGGATATTCCAACGTATGGACTGTCCGGCAACAGGGAGGACCAGGAAGACATTATGGACTttgagcaggaggaagagaaggatgagGCTGGAGATTCAGACTCAGAAATGGATGAAAATGTCGGATGGAGCACAGTTAATTTGAACGAGGAGCCGAAACCACAAGATTTCGCCACAGCCTCTGCCACCATTTTAGATGAAGAGCCTATTGTCAGCTCCGGCCTCGCTGCCGCCTTGCTCTTGTGTAAAAACAAAGGTCTGTTGGACACTCAAATGCAGAAGGTCGCCCGTGTCAGAGCAACGAAAGGTGCCTTGCCCAATGACAACTACTGCATTGAGGATAAGATGGGCTTTGATGACAAGTACAGTCGGCGAGAAGAATACAGAGGCTTCACTCAAGACTTCAAGGAAAAGGATAGCTACAAGCCTGAGGTCAAGATTGAATATGTGGATGAATCTGGACGGAGGCTTACTCCAAAAGAAGCTTTCAGGCAGCTTTCGCATCGATTCCATGGGAAAGGATCTGGAAAGATGAAGACCGAAAGGAGGATGAAAAAGCTTGAGGAAGAAGCCCTGCTGAAGAAGATGAGCAGCAGTGATACCCCTCTCGGGACCGTGGCTTTGCTTCAGGAGAAGCAGAAATCCCAGAAAACACCGTATATTGTGCTTAGTGGAAGTGGGAAAAGCATGAACGCAAACGCCATCACCAAATGA